The following proteins are co-located in the Pseudomonas fluorescens genome:
- a CDS encoding bestrophin family protein — protein MKAAIIKKYRLVIKTMGYVGWSLFWLLLWDVAVTVDFMLFLTTKITLPLMPLTLLGSALVVLISFRNSSAYNRWWEARTLWGAMVNNSRSFARQVLTLLDDADGDVNPIKATLLRRHVAYVNCLAAHLRGKPCPDEVRAFIPAAEFARNGATNNFANDILTGSAALLAKEYKAGHLDSIRLARLESTLVDLSNAQGGMERIANTPLPYPYVYFPRLFISLFCLIVPVGLVESLGWFTPLASTVVGFMLLAIERIGTDLQSPFRSSEHQIQMETICETIEKNLQSMQRDALGGDRIG, from the coding sequence TTGAAAGCCGCCATCATCAAAAAGTACCGTTTGGTCATCAAGACCATGGGCTATGTGGGCTGGTCCCTGTTCTGGCTCTTGTTGTGGGATGTCGCCGTCACGGTGGACTTCATGCTGTTCCTGACCACCAAGATCACTTTGCCGCTGATGCCCCTTACCCTGCTGGGTTCGGCGCTGGTGGTGCTGATCAGTTTTCGTAACAGCAGCGCCTATAACCGCTGGTGGGAAGCACGCACGCTGTGGGGCGCCATGGTGAATAACTCACGTAGCTTCGCGCGCCAGGTGCTGACCCTGCTGGATGATGCGGACGGCGACGTTAACCCGATCAAAGCCACCCTGCTACGCCGCCATGTGGCGTATGTGAATTGCCTGGCGGCGCACCTCAGGGGCAAGCCGTGCCCTGATGAAGTGCGCGCGTTTATCCCGGCCGCAGAGTTCGCGCGCAACGGCGCCACCAACAACTTTGCCAATGACATCCTCACCGGCTCGGCGGCATTGCTGGCCAAGGAGTACAAGGCGGGGCACCTGGACAGCATTCGCCTGGCACGCCTGGAGTCGACGCTGGTGGACCTGTCCAACGCCCAGGGCGGCATGGAGCGTATCGCCAACACGCCGCTGCCCTACCCCTACGTGTACTTTCCACGGCTGTTTATTTCGCTGTTCTGCCTGATCGTGCCGGTGGGCCTGGTGGAGTCCCTGGGTTGGTTTACCCCGCTGGCGTCGACGGTGGTGGGCTTTATGCTGCTGGCAATCGAGCGCATTGGCACCGACCTGCAAAGCCCGTTCCGCTCCAGCGAACACCAGATCCAGATGGAAACCATCTGCGAAACCATCGAGAAAAACCTGCAGTCGATGCAGCGTGATGCCCTGGGTGGCGACCGTATCGGTTGA
- a CDS encoding papain-like cysteine protease family protein: MLTPETTRFTGDTQPNCLVGHLLDPQLVEVDAAHQPKAMAAAGLNFSMQKQTQTNWCWAAVSASVGNYYGTGSWTQCGVASNALDRNCCNQPGPCNVYGYLDAALRITRSYNGMNQGSLQMSAIQKQLNMGRPIGLRCAWYGGGAHFLVIYGTNGNYLLIADSIYGYSTRALNAFPGSYNGGGNWTNTYFTVKN; the protein is encoded by the coding sequence ATGTTAACCCCTGAAACAACCCGGTTCACCGGCGATACACAGCCCAACTGCCTGGTCGGCCATCTGCTCGACCCGCAATTGGTCGAGGTAGACGCGGCTCATCAGCCCAAAGCAATGGCCGCCGCCGGCCTGAATTTCAGCATGCAGAAACAAACCCAGACCAACTGGTGTTGGGCGGCGGTTTCCGCGTCGGTCGGTAACTACTACGGCACCGGGTCCTGGACCCAATGCGGCGTGGCCAGTAACGCGCTGGACCGCAACTGCTGCAACCAGCCGGGCCCCTGCAACGTCTACGGCTATCTGGACGCCGCTTTGCGGATCACGCGCAGTTACAACGGTATGAATCAAGGCTCGCTGCAGATGTCGGCCATCCAGAAGCAGCTCAACATGGGCCGCCCCATCGGTTTGCGTTGCGCCTGGTACGGTGGCGGTGCGCACTTTCTGGTGATCTATGGCACCAACGGCAATTACCTGTTGATCGCCGACTCGATCTACGGCTATTCGACCCGTGCCTTGAACGCGTTCCCCGGTTCGTACAACGGCGGCGGCAATTGGACCAACACGTACTTCACCGTAAAAAACTGA